From one Staphylococcus kloosii genomic stretch:
- a CDS encoding M50 family metallopeptidase — MEKINAFLSSTIHLHIIWVILIGVLYVIIHQYRHKPLNRILDIYFNYIPVLTHEFGHIIFNKLSGGKARDFVIVASPKERMHTSQQGYAITQSKGRLGQIITTFGGYVMPPAMLYLGFLAIQWQYPSLFITLYLIIFCYFVVLTSRKLLPIIIVIVLGTLLYFLVTSDNQLIMMNLIAICYHFILGVLLGEVLQSSWTIFKLTFSKQVTEWDGSALKELTNIPTFFFSLLWIIINLSTIYKLANIFI; from the coding sequence ATGGAGAAAATAAATGCATTTTTAAGCTCGACAATACATTTACACATAATATGGGTCATTCTTATTGGTGTCCTATATGTTATTATTCACCAATATAGACATAAACCACTCAACCGCATATTAGATATATATTTTAATTATATCCCGGTGTTAACACATGAATTCGGCCATATTATATTTAACAAATTAAGTGGCGGTAAAGCACGAGACTTTGTCATCGTTGCTTCTCCTAAAGAACGTATGCATACATCACAGCAAGGTTATGCAATAACTCAATCAAAAGGCCGTTTAGGTCAAATCATTACGACTTTCGGTGGCTATGTCATGCCACCTGCTATGTTGTATTTAGGTTTTTTAGCAATTCAATGGCAATATCCAAGCCTATTTATAACGTTATATCTAATTATATTTTGTTATTTTGTCGTACTAACATCACGCAAACTATTGCCTATTATTATTGTTATCGTTTTAGGCACATTATTATATTTTTTAGTGACTAGTGACAATCAACTTATAATGATGAATCTTATTGCCATTTGTTACCATTTTATCTTAGGTGTGTTACTCGGAGAAGTCTTACAATCTTCTTGGACAATCTTCAAATTAACATTTAGTAAACAAGTAACTGAATGGGATGGCTCGGCATTAAAAGAGCTTACAAATATTCCAACATTCTTTTTTAGTCTATTATGGATTATTATAAACCTATCCACTATATATAAATTAGCAAATATTTTTATTTAA
- a CDS encoding metal-dependent transcriptional regulator, translated as MLTEEKEDYLKAILTHEGDVTFVSNKKLSQYLNIKPPSVSEMINRLEKSNYVETKPYKGVMLSEEGLSYTLDIIKRHRLIELFLIQILEYNWEEVHQEAEVLEHRVSHLFVERLDKLLNYPTTCPHGGVIPRDNQYKEIYTDNLLSFEAGDIVNIKRVRDRTELLIYLSSKEISIGDEVEIINKDETNKVVMVQKDGNITILSYDNAEHIYAEK; from the coding sequence ATGCTGACAGAGGAAAAAGAGGACTATTTGAAGGCGATATTGACACATGAAGGTGACGTAACATTCGTTTCAAATAAAAAATTATCTCAATATCTTAATATAAAGCCACCTTCAGTTAGTGAAATGATAAATAGATTAGAGAAATCAAACTATGTTGAAACCAAACCTTATAAAGGTGTTATGTTATCTGAAGAAGGTTTGTCATATACGTTAGATATTATTAAACGACACCGTTTAATTGAATTATTTTTAATACAAATATTAGAATACAATTGGGAAGAAGTGCATCAAGAGGCTGAGGTGTTAGAACATCGCGTCTCACATTTATTCGTTGAACGATTAGATAAATTGTTGAACTACCCAACGACTTGTCCTCATGGTGGGGTTATACCAAGAGACAATCAGTATAAGGAAATCTATACTGATAACTTGTTATCTTTTGAAGCTGGGGACATCGTAAATATTAAAAGAGTAAGAGATAGAACTGAATTATTGATTTACCTTTCAAGTAAAGAAATCTCAATTGGTGATGAGGTTGAAATTATTAATAAAGATGAAACTAATAAAGTAGTTATGGTTCAAAAAGATGGCAATATTACCATTTTAAGTTATGACAATGCAGAACATATTTACGCTGAAAAATAA
- a CDS encoding metal ABC transporter ATP-binding protein codes for MLEINNLNLHIGNKHVLEDINLSIPVTGEIIGIMGPNGAGKSSLLKSLIGEFKASGEKLLLHKPLTSSFKYITYIPQKANIDLDFPISVADVVISGAYKNIGWFKTVDKKSKERLNQLLDVLELQDLKSRQISQLSGGQLQRVLVARALMNDSELYLLDEPFVGIDFHSEQLIIKLINQLKANNKLILIVHHDLSKASEYFDRIILLNRNIRFFGPSHIAMQPDNLNNAFLNHQNTVTSKNI; via the coding sequence ATGTTAGAAATAAATAACTTAAATCTACATATTGGCAATAAGCATGTTCTAGAGGATATCAATTTGTCTATCCCTGTTACCGGCGAAATAATAGGTATAATGGGACCTAATGGTGCAGGTAAGAGTTCGTTGCTAAAATCTCTTATTGGCGAATTTAAAGCTAGCGGAGAGAAACTATTATTACATAAACCGCTTACCTCATCTTTCAAATACATAACTTACATACCCCAAAAAGCCAATATTGACTTGGACTTTCCTATCAGTGTAGCGGATGTCGTCATATCTGGCGCTTATAAAAATATAGGCTGGTTTAAAACGGTAGATAAAAAGAGTAAAGAACGATTAAATCAATTGTTAGACGTGCTAGAGTTGCAAGATTTAAAATCGCGTCAAATTTCGCAGTTAAGTGGTGGCCAATTGCAACGTGTTTTGGTTGCTCGTGCTTTAATGAATGATAGTGAACTTTATTTATTAGACGAACCTTTCGTCGGCATAGATTTTCATAGTGAGCAACTCATCATAAAGCTTATAAACCAATTAAAGGCTAACAATAAACTTATTTTGATTGTTCATCATGATCTCTCAAAAGCCAGTGAGTATTTCGATCGCATTATTTTACTTAATCGCAATATTCGCTTTTTTGGTCCAAGTCACATCGCGATGCAGCCAGATAATTTAAATAATGCATTTTTAAATCATCAAAATACAGTTACTTCAAAGAATATTTAG
- a CDS encoding metal ABC transporter permease, with protein sequence MIEFFQHLFSYQFLNRALIIAIVVGIVCGTVGSLIVLRGLALMSDAMSHAVLPGVALSFVFGIPLYIGALVTGMIASVLIGFITTGSKTKPDAAIGISFTAFLSLGIIIISLIHSTTDLYHILFGNILAITSSSFWTTIVVSVVVVSLIIIFFRPLMISTFDDTFSKMSGLNTTLIHYFVMLMLSMVTIASIQTVGIILVVALLITPASAAYLIAKSLPSMMIIASTIGVISSITGMYFSYIYNIPSGATIVLCAFILYISIFSFVKIRNKKGLAT encoded by the coding sequence ATGATAGAGTTTTTCCAACATTTATTTAGTTATCAATTTTTAAATCGTGCATTGATTATTGCAATCGTAGTCGGCATTGTTTGTGGCACTGTAGGTAGCTTAATTGTATTAAGAGGTTTGGCACTCATGAGTGATGCCATGAGTCATGCCGTTTTGCCTGGCGTGGCATTGTCTTTTGTTTTTGGTATCCCTCTGTATATTGGTGCTTTAGTGACTGGTATGATTGCCAGTGTCCTTATCGGCTTTATTACTACGGGTAGTAAAACTAAACCAGATGCAGCGATAGGAATTAGTTTCACTGCATTTCTATCATTAGGTATTATCATTATTAGCCTTATACATAGTACTACCGATTTATACCATATTCTATTTGGTAATATTTTAGCTATTACATCGTCTTCATTTTGGACGACCATTGTAGTTAGCGTTGTTGTTGTGTCACTCATCATTATTTTCTTTAGGCCTCTAATGATTTCAACATTTGATGATACGTTCAGTAAGATGAGTGGGCTTAACACGACGTTAATTCATTATTTTGTAATGCTGATGCTTTCAATGGTAACGATAGCAAGTATACAAACTGTAGGCATTATTTTAGTTGTAGCGTTATTAATTACGCCCGCAAGTGCTGCATATTTAATCGCAAAAAGTTTACCTTCAATGATGATAATTGCTAGCACTATCGGGGTCATTAGTTCAATAACAGGTATGTATTTCAGTTATATATATAATATACCGAGTGGCGCTACAATCGTACTTTGTGCCTTTATTCTCTATATCTCTATATTTAGTTTTGTAAAAATACGTAATAAGAAAGGACTTGCAACATGA
- the mntC gene encoding manganese ABC transporter substrate-binding lipoprotein MntC codes for MKKLLPILLLCILFIAACGNDKKTSTTKGDDKLKVVTTNSIIYDMAKNVAGDNIELHSIVPIGQDPHEYEVKPKDIKALTDADVVLYNGLNLESGNGWFEKALKQANKSLKDDDVVAVSKKVDPIYLEGAKGDKDKLDPHAWLSLDSGIKYTETIKETLLAKSKKHKDAIEKMGDEYLTQLKDLNDESHDKFKDIPKKERTIVTSEGAFKYFARQYDINPGYIWEINTEKQGTPEQMKSAIKFVKDNNVKHLLVETSVDRKIMEGLSEETKKDIYGEIFTDSIGKPGSKGDSYYKMMKYNIETIHGSMQ; via the coding sequence ATGAAAAAATTACTTCCTATATTACTACTGTGTATCTTATTTATAGCCGCTTGCGGCAATGACAAAAAAACTTCAACAACAAAGGGCGATGACAAATTAAAAGTAGTTACAACAAACTCTATTATTTATGATATGGCCAAAAATGTAGCAGGAGATAATATCGAATTACATAGTATCGTACCTATCGGTCAAGACCCGCATGAATACGAAGTTAAACCTAAAGATATCAAAGCACTCACAGATGCTGACGTAGTTTTATATAACGGTTTAAATTTAGAATCCGGTAACGGTTGGTTCGAAAAGGCTTTAAAACAAGCGAATAAATCTTTAAAAGATGACGATGTAGTTGCCGTATCCAAAAAAGTAGATCCTATTTATCTTGAGGGTGCTAAAGGCGACAAAGATAAATTAGATCCACATGCTTGGTTGAGTTTGGACAGTGGCATTAAATATACAGAAACTATAAAAGAAACACTATTAGCCAAATCGAAAAAACATAAAGATGCTATTGAAAAAATGGGTGACGAATACTTAACACAACTTAAAGATTTAAACGATGAAAGTCATGACAAATTTAAAGATATTCCTAAAAAAGAACGTACAATCGTTACAAGTGAAGGTGCATTTAAATACTTTGCTAGACAATATGATATTAACCCTGGATATATTTGGGAAATCAACACCGAAAAGCAAGGTACACCTGAGCAAATGAAATCAGCAATTAAATTTGTAAAAGACAATAATGTTAAACATTTACTAGTTGAAACAAGTGTTGATCGTAAAATCATGGAAGGATTAAGCGAAGAAACAAAAAAAGATATTTATGGTGAAATCTTTACCGATTCAATTGGTAAACCAGGTAGTAAAGGTGATTCTTACTACAAAATGATGAAATATAATATCGAAACAATTCACGGTAGTATGCAATAA
- a CDS encoding cation:proton antiporter, producing MEIFETLLIFIAVVILSSFVHTLLPKVPLAFIQIILGMLLYVTPVPVQFQFDSELFMVALIAPLLFVEGVQVSRVHLRRYIKPVLMMALGLVVTTVIVVGLFVHWIWPELPMAAAFALAAILCPTDAVAVQAITKGKILPKGSMTILEGESLLNDAAGIISFKIAVAALITGTFSVVSAVEQFLISSIGGFIVGLIIGVAFVRMRVTLTRRGIENVNMFTFIQLITPFITYLVAEMFHASGIIAAVVAGLVHGFERDRIAQARTRLQMSYNHTWNILGYVLNGFVFSILGYLIPEVVGRIIKNEPHNLAFLIVVTFLVALAIYLFRFLWVLVLYPYFYLPISPFQKMITHNEEDSMTSEVPPKRGTYAFIMSICGVHGTISLAIALTLPYMLANHHSFSFRDDLLFIASGMVIISLIVAQFIVLLVTPAAAKPKQKGMNYKQARIYILEKVIDSLNQMSTIESSFRYGSVIKDYHDKLAFLKSVENEDEDAKELQRLQKIAFDAENSTLNSLVENGDITTSVLDNYMRYAERTQIYKQASLIQRLKVEFRAFILKRRIKTRMKTNAASSLSIVDNLVEISNVMRTVHYRVVSRLSKETTEENKLEVGMICDGYLLRIENLAPKNFFDQKNETSITKVKLTALKEQRKLLNQLVDDEDISEATALKIRESINYDEMVLVDSLT from the coding sequence ATGGAGATATTTGAAACACTATTAATTTTTATAGCAGTAGTTATATTAAGTTCATTTGTACATACATTATTGCCTAAAGTGCCATTAGCCTTTATTCAAATAATTCTAGGTATGTTGCTTTATGTAACTCCTGTTCCCGTACAGTTTCAATTCGATAGTGAATTATTTATGGTAGCATTAATCGCACCATTGCTATTTGTTGAAGGTGTACAAGTATCTCGAGTACATCTAAGACGTTATATTAAACCCGTCTTAATGATGGCACTAGGTTTAGTTGTCACGACGGTTATCGTTGTTGGATTGTTTGTCCATTGGATTTGGCCAGAATTACCTATGGCAGCAGCTTTTGCTCTAGCTGCAATTTTATGTCCAACTGATGCCGTAGCTGTACAAGCAATAACAAAAGGCAAAATATTACCAAAAGGATCTATGACTATTTTAGAGGGTGAATCATTACTTAATGATGCCGCGGGTATCATATCTTTTAAAATAGCTGTAGCGGCTTTAATAACTGGTACATTTTCTGTTGTTAGTGCAGTCGAACAATTTTTAATTTCGTCCATCGGTGGATTTATTGTTGGTCTGATTATCGGGGTAGCTTTCGTAAGAATGAGAGTTACGTTAACACGAAGAGGCATAGAAAATGTCAACATGTTTACATTTATTCAGTTGATTACGCCGTTTATAACTTATTTAGTTGCAGAAATGTTCCATGCTTCTGGTATTATAGCTGCCGTAGTAGCAGGACTAGTACATGGGTTTGAACGTGATCGTATAGCACAAGCACGTACAAGGTTACAAATGAGTTATAACCACACATGGAATATATTAGGCTATGTGTTAAATGGTTTTGTTTTCTCTATTTTAGGTTATTTAATTCCGGAAGTTGTCGGTCGTATTATTAAAAATGAACCCCATAATCTAGCTTTTTTAATCGTCGTAACATTTTTAGTTGCACTAGCAATTTACTTATTTAGATTTTTATGGGTACTTGTACTATATCCTTATTTTTACTTACCAATCAGTCCCTTCCAAAAAATGATTACCCATAATGAAGAGGACTCGATGACCTCAGAAGTACCTCCTAAAAGAGGGACTTACGCATTTATCATGTCAATTTGTGGTGTGCATGGAACCATCTCATTGGCCATCGCACTGACTTTGCCATACATGTTAGCTAACCACCATTCATTTTCGTTCAGAGATGATTTATTATTCATTGCCTCAGGCATGGTTATTATCAGTTTAATAGTTGCGCAATTTATTGTACTGCTCGTTACGCCAGCAGCAGCTAAACCAAAACAAAAAGGCATGAATTATAAGCAAGCGCGCATCTATATTTTAGAAAAAGTTATAGATAGTTTGAATCAAATGTCGACGATTGAATCGAGCTTCAGATACGGCAGTGTTATAAAAGATTATCACGACAAACTTGCATTCTTAAAATCTGTAGAAAATGAAGATGAAGATGCGAAAGAATTACAAAGACTACAAAAAATCGCCTTTGATGCGGAGAATAGTACGCTTAATAGTTTAGTAGAAAATGGCGATATTACAACGAGTGTGTTAGATAACTACATGCGTTATGCTGAACGTACACAAATCTATAAACAAGCTTCACTTATTCAACGTTTAAAAGTTGAATTTCGTGCTTTTATTTTAAAACGTCGCATTAAAACACGTATGAAAACTAACGCAGCTTCTTCATTATCTATTGTCGATAACCTTGTCGAAATTTCAAATGTAATGAGAACTGTGCATTATCGTGTAGTAAGTAGATTGAGTAAGGAAACAACAGAAGAGAACAAATTAGAAGTAGGCATGATTTGTGACGGTTATTTACTAAGAATTGAAAACTTAGCACCAAAAAATTTCTTCGATCAGAAGAATGAAACATCTATTACGAAAGTGAAGTTAACAGCACTGAAAGAGCAAAGAAAGTTATTAAATCAATTAGTAGATGACGAAGATATTAGTGAAGCAACAGCATTAAAAATCAGAGAATCAATTAACTATGACGAAATGGTACTCGTTGATAGTTTAACTTAA
- a CDS encoding Na+/H+ antiporter subunit G, translated as MPTISEIVNLIAAIMLFLGSIIALISAIGLIKFQDVFLRSHAATKSSTLSVLLTLVGVIVYFVSAQGYVSVRLILALVFINLTSPVGGHLISRAAYRTGAYMYRKNDNVGNANILLSANEKSSFEQLKERAQKREQLRQQRYKEENDY; from the coding sequence ATGCCAACAATAAGCGAAATCGTTAACCTCATCGCAGCAATCATGTTGTTTTTAGGGAGTATTATCGCACTTATTAGTGCAATCGGTTTAATTAAATTCCAAGATGTCTTTTTACGAAGTCATGCTGCAACGAAAAGTTCTACTTTATCTGTGTTGTTAACATTAGTTGGTGTAATCGTGTACTTTGTTTCAGCTCAAGGCTATGTAAGTGTTCGTTTAATTTTAGCCTTAGTATTTATTAATCTAACATCACCAGTAGGTGGACACTTAATTTCAAGAGCAGCATATCGTACAGGTGCGTATATGTATCGTAAAAATGACAATGTTGGTAATGCTAATATCTTATTAAGCGCTAATGAAAAAAGTAGTTTTGAACAATTAAAAGAGCGTGCTCAAAAACGGGAACAATTGCGCCAACAACGATACAAAGAAGAAAATGATTATTAG
- the mnhF2 gene encoding Na+/H+ antiporter Mnh2 subunit F, protein MIASLTNFFITSSIIVFGIALLFSLFRLIKGPTTADRVVAFDASSAILMSIVGVMSVVYGTFSFLDSILLIAIISFVSSVSISRYIEGGHVFNANNKRNR, encoded by the coding sequence ATGATAGCATCGCTAACAAACTTTTTTATTACGAGTTCGATCATAGTATTTGGTATTGCTTTACTGTTTAGTTTGTTCAGACTTATTAAAGGTCCAACAACGGCAGATAGAGTAGTGGCATTCGATGCTTCAAGTGCGATATTAATGTCTATCGTTGGCGTTATGAGTGTTGTATATGGCACCTTCTCATTCTTAGATTCTATTTTATTAATTGCCATCATCTCCTTTGTAAGTTCGGTATCTATTTCACGCTATATAGAAGGGGGTCACGTTTTCAATGCCAACAATAAGCGAAATCGTTAA
- the mnhE2 gene encoding Na+/H+ antiporter Mnh2 subunit E has protein sequence MRQVVLNVIIAFLWVLFQDEEAFKVTTFFSGYLIGLIVIYILHRFFGQEFYLKKVWVAVKFLAVYLYQLITSSMTTINYILFKTQDMNPGLVTYETKLTSDWSVSFLTILIIITPGSTVIRISKEKKKFFIHAIDISEKERQKLLKSIRQYEGLILEVAE, from the coding sequence ATGAGACAAGTAGTTTTGAACGTCATCATTGCCTTTTTATGGGTGCTTTTTCAAGACGAAGAAGCGTTTAAAGTAACAACTTTCTTCTCTGGATATTTAATTGGGTTGATTGTCATCTATATCTTACATCGCTTTTTTGGACAAGAATTTTATCTAAAAAAAGTGTGGGTAGCAGTAAAGTTTTTAGCTGTTTATTTATATCAGTTAATTACATCAAGTATGACTACAATCAATTATATTTTATTTAAAACGCAAGATATGAATCCTGGATTGGTCACTTATGAAACGAAACTGACGAGTGATTGGAGTGTTTCATTTTTAACGATATTAATCATTATTACGCCTGGCTCAACCGTGATTCGTATCTCAAAAGAAAAAAAGAAATTCTTTATCCATGCTATAGATATTTCGGAAAAAGAACGACAAAAGTTATTAAAGAGTATTAGACAATACGAAGGACTTATATTGGAGGTGGCAGAATGA
- the mnhD2 gene encoding Na+/H+ antiporter Mnh2 subunit D, translated as MSNLLILPFILPALCAFILVFIRERSLLSRIFAIGTMAVSTIISLILLIYVLNHKPITLDFGGWEAPYGIQFVGDSLSLLMVTTSSFVVTLIISYGFGRAEKRAIRFYLPSFILFLTVGVIGSFLTADLFNLYVMFEVMLLASFVLITLGQSVEQLRAAIIFVVLNIIGSWLLLLGIGLLYKLTGTLNFAHVAQRLKELDNHNAIVIVSMVFLIAFGSKAALVLFMWLPKAYAVLNTELAALFAALMTKVGAYALIRFFTLMFNGHDHITHSLLVFLACITMLIGAFGVIAYKDIKKIAAYQVILSIGFIILGLGSHTFVGVNGAIFYLVNDIVVKTLLFFVIGSLVYITGCRQYNYLQGLAKREPILGIALVVTTLAIGGVPPFSGFPGKLLIFQGAIENGNYIGLTLMVITSVIAMFSLFRIYFTMYLGSATTGKQLNYNKIPRYRSTLIGVLVAVVIIIGLAAPMILKVTNNATHLNMDEGKYEQLVNPHLLKEEK; from the coding sequence ATGAGTAATTTATTAATATTACCTTTTATTCTCCCGGCATTATGTGCCTTTATTTTAGTATTTATTCGTGAACGTAGTTTATTATCTCGCATATTTGCAATTGGGACGATGGCAGTTTCTACAATTATTTCGTTAATCTTGTTAATTTATGTATTAAACCATAAGCCAATCACACTTGATTTTGGTGGTTGGGAGGCACCATATGGCATTCAATTTGTAGGTGATTCTTTAAGTTTATTAATGGTGACAACGTCTAGCTTTGTTGTAACTTTAATCATTTCTTACGGTTTTGGACGTGCAGAAAAACGAGCTATTCGCTTCTATTTACCAAGTTTTATACTTTTCTTAACGGTCGGCGTAATTGGCTCATTTTTAACTGCAGATTTATTTAATTTATACGTTATGTTTGAAGTTATGTTACTAGCTTCGTTCGTGTTGATTACTTTAGGTCAATCGGTTGAACAATTACGTGCCGCAATTATATTTGTCGTATTAAATATTATCGGTTCGTGGCTGTTGCTACTAGGTATAGGACTTTTATATAAGTTGACTGGAACGTTGAACTTTGCACACGTAGCCCAAAGATTAAAAGAACTAGATAACCATAATGCTATCGTAATTGTGTCTATGGTATTTTTAATCGCATTCGGTTCTAAAGCTGCATTGGTATTGTTCATGTGGTTACCTAAAGCTTATGCTGTATTAAATACAGAACTTGCAGCATTATTTGCTGCGTTGATGACTAAAGTGGGCGCTTATGCATTAATACGGTTCTTCACATTAATGTTTAATGGGCATGATCATATTACGCATTCACTACTCGTATTTTTAGCTTGTATCACAATGCTTATCGGCGCATTTGGAGTCATTGCCTATAAAGACATCAAGAAGATTGCAGCATACCAAGTTATTTTATCGATAGGATTTATTATTTTAGGATTAGGCTCTCATACCTTCGTTGGCGTGAATGGCGCAATATTTTATTTAGTGAATGATATTGTTGTGAAAACCTTACTGTTCTTTGTTATTGGTAGTCTTGTATATATAACAGGGTGCCGACAATATAATTATTTACAAGGTTTAGCTAAACGAGAACCTATACTAGGTATTGCATTAGTTGTCACTACACTTGCTATCGGTGGCGTACCTCCATTTAGTGGATTTCCTGGGAAATTATTAATATTCCAAGGCGCTATAGAAAATGGCAATTATATTGGTTTAACATTAATGGTTATTACTAGTGTCATAGCGATGTTCAGCTTGTTTAGAATTTATTTCACTATGTATTTAGGTAGTGCGACAACTGGAAAACAACTCAACTATAACAAAATACCGCGATATCGTTCGACGTTAATCGGCGTTTTAGTAGCTGTAGTTATCATTATTGGCTTAGCTGCACCAATGATATTGAAAGTGACAAATAATGCCACGCATCTAAATATGGATGAAGGTAAATACGAGCAGCTCGTAAATCCACATTTATTGAAGGAGGAGAAATAA
- the mnhC2 gene encoding Na+/H+ antiporter Mnh2 subunit C, translating to MNLILLLVIGFLIFIGTYMILSINLIRIVIGISIYTHAGNLIIMSMGNYGKNMAEPLIGTGNNNFVDPLLQAIVLTAIVIGFAMTAFLLVLVYRTYRVTKEDEIDVLRGEEDNDE from the coding sequence ATGAATTTAATATTATTATTAGTTATCGGTTTCTTAATATTTATTGGTACTTATATGATTCTTTCAATTAATTTAATACGTATTGTGATTGGCATTTCTATTTATACGCATGCTGGAAATTTAATTATTATGAGTATGGGTAATTACGGTAAGAATATGGCAGAACCTTTAATTGGTACAGGTAATAACAATTTTGTAGATCCATTGCTACAAGCTATCGTTTTGACAGCAATTGTAATTGGTTTCGCAATGACTGCTTTCTTACTTGTATTAGTTTATAGAACATACCGCGTAACGAAAGAAGATGAAATTGACGTGTTACGTGGAGAGGAGGATAACGATGAGTAA
- the mnhB2 gene encoding Na+/H+ antiporter Mnh2 subunit B: protein MKENDVVLRTITKIVVFILLTFGFYLFLAGHNNPGGGFIGGLVFSSAFLLMFLAFDVKQVLVSVPVDFKILIVLGSLVSMATAILPMFFGKPFLYQTDAHVHLPLLGDMHLTTVTLFELGVVLTVVGVIVTVMLSISGGRS, encoded by the coding sequence ATGAAAGAGAATGATGTTGTACTGCGTACCATAACAAAAATTGTAGTGTTTATTTTATTAACATTTGGCTTTTATTTGTTTTTAGCAGGACATAATAATCCAGGTGGCGGTTTTATAGGCGGATTAGTATTTAGCTCGGCATTCTTGTTAATGTTTTTAGCCTTCGATGTAAAACAAGTTTTAGTATCGGTACCAGTAGATTTTAAAATATTAATCGTATTAGGTTCATTAGTGTCTATGGCTACAGCCATTTTACCAATGTTTTTCGGTAAACCGTTTCTGTATCAAACTGATGCGCATGTTCACTTGCCATTGTTAGGCGACATGCATTTGACGACGGTGACGTTATTTGAGTTAGGTGTCGTTTTAACTGTTGTGGGTGTTATTGTAACGGTTATGTTATCGATAAGTGGTGGTCGCTCATGA